Proteins from a genomic interval of Plasmodium reichenowi strain SY57 chromosome 13, whole genome shotgun sequence:
- a CDS encoding exosome complex component RRP45, putative: protein MIICNNNVNHFWKNIKKNIRLDGRTFEDSRNVCINFLKDYGHVEITIGFTKVICKITSEIVKPHDRKLKEGILKINLDIDNFIEDNENSDNMSDECLEIKNIIDRVLKTSNIINFESLCIIPGKKVWCICINIMVIENDGNLTDACYLSAYCGLVHFKNHQVRVIKNGDIIIDKEEINYSPLSILNSPIVTTFAYYEEHDVCLIDPCLHEEEFMSSKISIALNKNGNLISLLKPGGIPLACSHIMESIEIAKKRILTILKILEDTLEEDKNIRNSLTKRNLHVKYSSAPVAIRYDNSFKLKPDISLERFTKNTLIFEDTIKKIEQYIQYNQVQECLNNMNVKLEVNNQDEIETCTLKGEGNLNNPNFIDPMRNTNLLDPTDITIIKRQEFLDNHYDANNNKYNTQANKTFKKELIDFSNLLTQNHKKSNNLSNNQKDICEQHDNSEESSDDASTIRSDESSDIDFSVAINQNIKKKK, encoded by the coding sequence ATGATCATCTGTAACAATAATGTTAATCATTTttggaaaaatataaaaaagaatataagATTAGATGGTCGTACTTTTGAAGATTCTAGAAATGtttgtataaattttttaaaggaTTATGGACATGTAGAGATAACAATCGGTTTTACAAAAGTTATTTGTAAAATAACAAGTGAAATTGTAAAACCACATGATAGGAAATTAAAAGAAGggatattaaaaataaatttagATATAGATAATTTTATTGAAGATAATGAGAATAGTGATAATATGAGTGATGAATGTTTagaaataaagaatattataGATAGAGTATTAAAAACAAGTAATATCATAAATTTTGAATCATTATGTATTATTCCAGGTAAAAAAGTATGgtgtatatgtataaatattatggTAATAGAAAATGATGGGAATTTAACAGATGCTTGTTATTTATCAGCTTATTGTGGTTTAgtacattttaaaaatcaTCAAGTTAgagtaataaaaaatggaGATATTATAATTGACAAAGAAGAGATAAATTATTCTCCTTTATCAATACTAAATTCTCCAATCGTAACTACCTTTGCTTATTATGAAGAACATGATGTTTGTTTAATTGATCCTTGTTTACATGAAGAAGAATTTATGTCTTCTAAAATATCTATAgcattaaataaaaacgGTAATTTAATAAGTTTATTAAAACCCGGTGGAATACCTTTAGCTTGTTCACATATTATGGAATCTATAGAAATAGCCAAGAAAAGAATACTTACtatattgaaaatattagAAGATACTTTAGAAGAagacaaaaatataaggaATTCTCTAACAAAAAGAAATCTGCATGTTAAATATTCATCAGCTCCTGTAGCCATTAGATATgataattcttttaaacTTAAACCAGATATCTCATTAGAAAGGTTTACAAAAAATACTCTAATTTTTGAAGATaccataaaaaaaattgaacAATACATACAATATAATCAAGTGCAGGAAtgtttaaataatatgaatgtGAAACTTGAAGTAAATAATCAAGATGAAATAGAGACATGTACTTTAAAAGGAGAAGgtaatttaaataatccGAATTTTATTGATCCTATGAGAAATACTAATTTATTAGATCCTACAgatataacaataataaaaagacAAGAATTTTTGGATAACCATTATGATgcaaataataataagtaTAACACACAAGCAAATAAAACATTCAAAAAAGAACTTATTGATTTTTCAAATTTACTTACACAAAATCATAAGAAAAGTAATAATTTATCTAATAATCAAAAAGATATTTGTGAACAGCATGATAACTCAGAAGAGTCAAGTGACGATGCATCAACCATAAGAAGTGACGAATCTTCAGATATTGATTTTTCCGTTGCAAttaatcaaaatataaaaaagaaaaaataa
- a CDS encoding aldehyde reductase, putative: MPRLVIFYFLIFVFMKINCINYNSFSKRKINYHLIRDKHENIKYKYLREDEKLNLSRRNRTKRTKETKGTKGTKGTKGTKETKGTKRIKRIKRIKRIKRNNLSNIFYNKDDYMIKKINVPRTYFIKNMVYGSLKGCIYKEKKTIFNIYNIYDDKNIMNPENLGNEDGNLLNKLGNDYSDKDSYNNNMNEKKTVVLDNKNEKMYIENMKKNLSRTDEVTYKYVEEMELKKINIKGVDIQYRLYNLEEGIYIVDKENYEKIKKLWDKDELKKAKENFEETFDIKKQGIKEEDWIMLPFEYEENKNIKLVKADFDNPTYDYILTYYDKERNYYWEYKRRNYYKMFKNTVHETPPYKSDLEEDKRYYGKEIIIPKKKLDNDIFRQPMLSDVMTSGCNREPLGFESWRFVKYPYGNLIESQKYSKLYCVKKNDKDKPSMKYHYLGNSNLAVSEICLGTMNFGNYVNEKLAHELFDYAFEEFQVNFFDTAEIYPLPASENYYGHSEEILGNWLEAKGKANRHKFVIATKICGRTDKLPWMKKYKIRTEKKNILNKRNGDIIYNDNNYNKDHYITNAKSNEYSHRNNNKMLDKDDNKNGYDKLKELKEKEELYLKKDYDKINKLEEYEKERLANSANLITLNKENIINSVDNCLKRLKTSYIDLLQLHWPDRYYPDQSSGDFSHVLYDYNKYYDDFIPFIEQLQALDELKKKGKIREWGLSNETPFGLLKFYELCKHLHISPPVSVQLEYNLLCRNDVEKGFPEICRPQNTNISILAYSPLCAGILTGKYLEYTDYTTKGRMQKFPSYMKRLRGSIATYIIRELYYLSQKYYFPNLTVAALKWVYTRSFITSTVIGVSDFLQLRENLYSLTNEVLFTDKLEREINALHWKFRDPIRIIQ, encoded by the coding sequence ATGCCTAGATTggttatattttattttttaatttttgtatttatgaaaattaattgtataaattataattcattttcaaaaagaaaaatcaattatcatttaattaGAGATAAacatgaaaatattaaatataaatatttaagagaagatgaaaaattaaatcTTTCAAGAAGAAATAGAACAAAAAGAACGAAAGAAACAAAAGGAACAAAAGGAACAAAAGGAACAAAAGGAACAAAAGAAACAAAAGGaacaaaaagaataaaaagaataaaaagaataaaaagaataaaaagaaacaatttgtcaaacatattttataataaagatgattatatgataaaaaaaataaatgtaccaagaacatattttattaaaaatatggtATATGGTTCTTTAAAAGGctgtatatataaagaaaagaaaactatattcaatatatacaacatatatgatgataaaaatattatgaatcCAGAAAATTTAGGAAATGAAGATGgaaatttattaaataaactAGGGAATGATTATTCTGATAAAGATTCTTACAATaacaatatgaatgaaaaaaaaacagtcgttttagataataaaaatgagaAAATGTATATcgaaaatatgaaaaagaatCTAAGCAGAACAGATGAAgttacatataaatatgttgAAGAAATGGAactgaaaaaaataaacatcAAAGGTGTTGATATTCAATATagattatataatttagAAGAAGGCATTTATATTGTTGATAAAGAgaattatgaaaaaataaaaaaacttTGGGATAAAgatgaattaaaaaaagcTAAAGAAAATTTTGAAGAAACGTTCgatattaaaaaacaaGGAATTAAAGAGGAGGATTGGATTATGTTACCTTTTgaatatgaagaaaataaaaatattaaattagTAAAAGCAGATTTTGATAATCCAacatatgattatatattaacatattatgataaagaaagaaattattattgGGAATACaaaagaagaaattattataaaatgtttaaAAATACTGTACATGAAACTCCTCCTTATAAATCTGATTTAGAAGAAGATAAAAGATATTATGgtaaagaaattattatacCAAAGAAAAAACTAGATAATGATATTTTCAGACAACCAATGTTAAGTGATGTAATGACTTCGGGTTGTAATAGGGAACCTTTAGGTTTCGAATCATGGAGATTTGTTAAATATCCCTACGGTAATTTAATAGAATCACAAAAATATAGTAAATTATATTgtgttaaaaaaaatgataaagatAAACCTAGTATgaaatatcattatttagGTAACAGCAATTTAGCCGTATCTGAAATTTGTTTAGGTACAATGAATTTTGGAAACTACgttaatgaaaaattagCACATGAATTATTTGATTATGCATTTGAAGAATTTCAAGTCAACTTTTTTGATACAGCTGAAATATATCCATTGCCAGCTAGCGAAAATTATTATGGACATTCAGAAGAAATTTTAGGAAATTGGCTAGAAGCCAAAGGTAAGGCAAATAGACACAAATTTGTTATAGCTACTAAAATATGTGGTCGTACGGATAAACTTCCTTGGATGAAAAAGTATAAAATTAGAactgaaaaaaaaaatatattaaataaaagaaatggagatataatatataatgacaacaattataataaagacCATTACATAACCAACGCGAAATCAAACGAATATTCACatagaaataataacaaaatgtTAGACAAGGAcgataataaaaatggttatgataaattaaaagaactaaaagaaaaagaagaattatatttaaaaaaagattatgataaaataaataagcttgaagaatatgaaaaagaaagatTAGCTAATAGTGCTAATTTGATAacattaaataaagaaaatataataaatagtGTTGATAATTGTTTAAAAAGATTAAAAACAAGTTATATTGATTTATTACAATTACATTGGCCAGATAGATATTATCCTGATCAATCATCTGGTGATTTTAGTCATgtattatatgattataataaatattatgatgattTTATACCTTTTATTGAACAATTACAAGCATTAgatgaattaaaaaaaaaaggaaaaataagAGAATGGGGATTAAGTAATGAAACTCCCTTTGGACTTCTTAAGTTTTATGAATTATGTAAACATTTACATATATCTCCACCAGTTTCTGTACAATTagaatataatttattatgtagAAATGATGTTGAAAAAGGGTTTCCAGAAATATGTAGACCACAAAATACcaatatttctatattagCTTATTCACCATTATGTGCTGGTATATTAACGGGAAAATATTTAGAATATACTGATTATACTACAAAAGGAAGAATGCAAAAATTTCCTTCGTATATGAAAAGATTAAGAGGATCTATAGCTacttatattattagagaattatattatttaagtcagaaatattatttccCAAATTTAACTGTAGCTGCATTGAAATGGGTCTATACACGATCCTTTATAACATCTACTGTAATTGGTGTTTCAGATTTCTTACAATTGAGGgaaaatttatattctttaacTAACGAGGTATTGTTTACGGATAAGTTGGAAAGGGAGATAAATGCTTTACACTGGAAATTTAGGGATCCAATCAGGATAATAcagtaa
- a CDS encoding DNA-directed RNA polymerase II, putative has product MEDPVTRFYKCRKTCCEMLEDRGYIMTPREKLENFSTFKEMFEDNDRQRSKMGISTTHKNDANNRIIVYFADEVKKTGVKPLRELTERMEEKSIQRAILVTQNILTPFARDAIKEAAPRHIIENFLDTELLVNITKHELVPRHIPLTSDEKKNLLQRYKIMENKLPRIQDVDPVCRYFGLSKGQVVKIIRPSETAGRYVTYRLVV; this is encoded by the exons atggAAGATCCAGTAACGAGGTTTTATAAATGTCGAAAAACGTGTTGTGAAATGTTGGAGGATAGGGGTTATATTATGACTCCAAGAGAAAAACTTGAAAACTTTTCAACTTTCAAAGAAATGTTTGAGGATAATGATAGACA ACGATCTAAAATGGGTATTAGTACCACTCATAAAAATGATGCAAACAATAGAATTATAGTTTATTTTGCAGATGAAGTTAAAAAAACAGGGGTTAAACCACTAAGGGA ATTAACTGAAAGGATGGAAGAAAAATCAATTCAGCGTGCTATTCTTGTAacacaaaatatattaaccCCTTTTGCCAGAGAT GCCATTAAGGAAGCAGCACCAAGACACATTATAGAAAACTTTTTGGATACTGAATTATTG GTTAATATAACAAAACACGAATTAGTCCCCAGACATATTCCTCTAACAAGcgatgaaaaaaaaaacttgCTCCAAAGATataaa ATTATGGAAAACAAATTACCAAGAATTCAAGATGTCGATCCTGTGTGTCGATATTTTGGATTATCAAAAGGACAg GTTGTTAAAATTATTAGGCCTAGTGAAACAGCAGGAAGATATGTTACATACAGATTGGTAGTGTAA
- a CDS encoding ferrochelatase, putative — translation KVLSKYKSIWIKDGSPLCVHTHNQCLALKKILNEKYNNKVVISYGMRYGERSIKKGLEYLQKENINKLLVLPLYPQSAECTVSSTLDCIGKNLKNWSNVPELRFISGYCLNDIFINTMKENIENYWELYGKSKKLIISYHSLPIRNVIQGDLYPFFCIESTKKLVKSLNLNKDDYILVFQSNIKGQQWVKPCIEDTIIRLAKQGYKQIDIVSPSFSSDCLETLEEIKIHYQQLFRKYSNGNLRYINCLNDTTIGIKLIMNLIEQNIIGWV, via the exons GCAAGGTcttatcaaaatataaaagtatatGGATAAAAGATGGATCACCATTATGTGTTCATACTCATAATCAGTGTTTAGCTTTAAAGAAGATTCTAAACgaaaa GTACAATAACAAAGTTGTCATTAGTTATGGTATGAGATATGGAGAAAGGTCCATAAAAAAAGGTTTAGAATATctacaaaaagaaaacataaataaacTTTTAGTCCTGCCATTATATCCACAATCAGCAGAATGTACTGTTTCTTCAACTTTAGATTGTATAGgtaaaaatttaaaaaattggAGTAATGTACCTGAGCTCAGATTTATATCTGGATATTGTTTGaatgatatttttataaatacaatgaaagaaaatattgaaaattATTGGGAACTTTATGGTAAAAGTAAAAAGTTAATTATTTCGTATCATAGTTTACCTATAAGAAATGTTATTCAAGGAGATTTATACCCTTTCTTTTGTATTGAAagtacaaaaaaattagtGAAGTCATTAAATCTTAATAAAgatgattatatattagTCTTTCAATCAAACATTAAAGGACAACAATGGGTAAAACCATGTATTGAAGATACCATAATAAGGCTAGCTAAACAAGGATATAAACAAATAGATATTGTTAGCCCATCTTTCTCTTCAGATTGTTTAGAAACATtagaagaaataaaaatacattatCAACAATTATTTCGTAAATATTCAAATGGAAATttaagatatataaattgttTGAATGATACAACAATTGGCATAAAACTAATAATGAATCTTAtagaacaaaatataatagGATGGGTGTAA
- a CDS encoding hypothetical protein (conserved Plasmodium protein, unknown function) produces MKINLSFNKNKENKNRNKNGDTDIDNDRRNNKSYKENNPMTRNKIETIFSMSDDEETINYENTHNKIIQRKKENQLNDKIKEYIKEHEEPTLTIHEKKEDKKERIDENNKKKIQYLGYKSNELTKLNNPKTDDSHDYPFEEKEIYDNLNEKERKKKTIEHNDRGGHEYYKKDHKNHKKYSRSHENDNEDNSYNKDCDVRNKTIDKKKYMKKYDKNIQDYEKKKKKNENSDDDVNRSYLCIDDIFKKKENIEGKKKSKYMEALINSAKRRELEKEFLIQKKQKIDTEKEEKVFVTSAYKKKLMDRELIKKDMDLEVEEKKVDKSSNYNLNLFLKNINAPSNYNRYNRR; encoded by the coding sequence ATgaaaattaatttatcatttaataaaaacaaagaaaataaaaatagaaataaaaatgggGATACAGACATAGATAATGAtagaagaaataataaaagttaTAAGGAAAATAATCCTATGACtagaaataaaattgaaacaatattttctatgtctgatgatgaagaaactataaattatgaaaacacgcataataaaataatccaacgaaaaaaagaaaatcaattaaatgataaaataaaagaatacATTAAAGAACATGAAGAACCTACACTAACCAtacatgaaaaaaaagaagataaaaaagaacgtatagatgaaaataataagaagaaaattCAATATTTAGGATATAAATCTAACGAATTaacaaaattaaataatcCAAAAACTGATGATAGTCATGATTATCCATTTGAAGagaaagaaatatatgataatttgaatgaaaaagaaaggaaaaaaaaaactataGAACATAATGATAGAGGTGGTCATGAATACTATAAAAAAGATCATAAgaatcataaaaaatattctaGAAGTcatgaaaatgataatgaGGATAATTCTTATAACAAGGATTGTGACGTACGAAATAAAACaattgataaaaaaaaatatatgaaaaaatatgataaaaatattcaagactatgaaaaaaaaaaaaaaaaaaatgagaaCAGTGATGATGATGTAAATAGGTCATATCTTTGTATAGATgacatttttaaaaagaaggaaaatatagaaggaaaaaaaaaatcaaaatatatggaAGCTCTAATAAATAGTGCCAAAAGAAGAGAATTGGAAAAAGAATTTcttatacaaaaaaaacaaaaaattgATACAGAAAAGGAAGAAAAAGTTTTTGTTACTAGtgcatataaaaaaaaattgatgGATAGGGAacttattaaaaaagatatgGATCTGGAAGTAGAAGAAAAGAAAGTTGACAAGTCTTCAAATTacaatttaaatttattcttaaaaaatataaatgcACCTTCTAATTATAACAGATATAATAGAAGATGA